The following proteins are encoded in a genomic region of Athene noctua chromosome 9, bAthNoc1.hap1.1, whole genome shotgun sequence:
- the AGRP gene encoding agouti-related protein isoform X2, producing MLNMLLLCCGLLQGIQAILTADLSCGPLQKVSGGLEGTDRARYSSLLRKVKEVSAEPAGALPRLGFEQMALEVQEANSDLVQRGSALEPQASSTELQAAGREERSPRRCVRLLESCLGHQVPCCDPCATCYCRFFNAFCYCRKISTSFPCGKN from the exons ATGCTGaacatgctgctgctgtgctgcgggCTGCTGCAGGGGATCCAGGCCATCCTCACTGCCGACCTCAGCTGCGGCCCCCTGCAGAAGGTGAGCGGTGGGCTGGAGGGGACGGACAGAGCCCGCTACTCCAGCCTGCTACGGAAAGTCAAGGAGGTGTCTGCGGAGCCGGCGG GAGCTCTCCCCAGGCTGGGGTTTGAGCAGATGGCCCTGGAGGTCCAAGAAGCTAACAGTGACCTTGTGCAGAGAGGCAGTGCACTGGAACCTCAG GCTTCGTCCACAGAACTGCAAGCTGCGGGCCGCGAAGAGCGCTCCCCCCGCCGCTGTGTCCGTCTCCTGGAGTCCTGCCTCGGGCATCAGGTCCCCTGCTGTGACCCTTGTGCCACCTGCTACTGCCGGTTCTTCAATGCTTTTTGCTACTGCAGAAAAATCAGCACCAGTTTCCCCTGTGGCAAGAACTAG
- the AGRP gene encoding agouti-related protein isoform X1 — translation MLNMLLLCCGLLQGIQAILTADLSCGPLQKVSGGLEGTDRARYSSLLRKVKEVSAEPAGALPRLGFEQMALEVQEANSDLVQRGSALEPQQASSTELQAAGREERSPRRCVRLLESCLGHQVPCCDPCATCYCRFFNAFCYCRKISTSFPCGKN, via the exons ATGCTGaacatgctgctgctgtgctgcgggCTGCTGCAGGGGATCCAGGCCATCCTCACTGCCGACCTCAGCTGCGGCCCCCTGCAGAAGGTGAGCGGTGGGCTGGAGGGGACGGACAGAGCCCGCTACTCCAGCCTGCTACGGAAAGTCAAGGAGGTGTCTGCGGAGCCGGCGG GAGCTCTCCCCAGGCTGGGGTTTGAGCAGATGGCCCTGGAGGTCCAAGAAGCTAACAGTGACCTTGTGCAGAGAGGCAGTGCACTGGAACCTCAG CAGGCTTCGTCCACAGAACTGCAAGCTGCGGGCCGCGAAGAGCGCTCCCCCCGCCGCTGTGTCCGTCTCCTGGAGTCCTGCCTCGGGCATCAGGTCCCCTGCTGTGACCCTTGTGCCACCTGCTACTGCCGGTTCTTCAATGCTTTTTGCTACTGCAGAAAAATCAGCACCAGTTTCCCCTGTGGCAAGAACTAG